A part of Thiomicrorhabdus sediminis genomic DNA contains:
- a CDS encoding cupin domain-containing protein — protein MPRQPKTILSKATTSGTPACSVSKPGVFLGELQKYAPEIYQACLNALPAHPHCDEINISLEAMQAIPEDSIDYAVMEKSQKVKVIPCDMGWSDVGSFDALYDELKDSTQNNAVLPRSTQALEPICVDSKHNLLVTRDRQIALIDVDDLLVVDTADALLISKKGSSQKVKNVVAEIKKTQPEMAEVHRLAHRPWGTYEVLINSEGYKVKRIAVKPGSKLSLQKHFHRNEHWVVVSGTATVTVDKERFLVRPNESTYIKMGQVHRLENEGQIDLVMIEVQVGEYTGEDDIVRIDDDYGR, from the coding sequence ATGCCGAGACAGCCCAAAACTATATTGAGCAAGGCAACTACTTCTGGAACTCCGGCATGTTCTGTTTCAAAGCCGGGGGTATTTCTTGGTGAATTGCAAAAGTATGCACCGGAAATCTACCAGGCCTGTCTGAATGCCCTGCCGGCGCATCCACATTGCGATGAAATTAATATTTCATTAGAAGCGATGCAAGCCATTCCTGAAGACAGTATCGACTATGCCGTGATGGAAAAATCTCAAAAGGTCAAAGTAATTCCTTGTGATATGGGTTGGTCGGATGTCGGCAGCTTCGACGCCCTTTATGATGAGCTAAAAGACAGCACTCAGAACAATGCGGTGTTGCCTCGTTCCACTCAAGCCTTGGAGCCGATTTGCGTTGATTCCAAACACAACCTTTTGGTGACACGCGACCGTCAAATCGCGTTGATTGATGTCGATGATTTACTGGTGGTCGATACCGCTGATGCCTTGCTGATTTCCAAAAAAGGCAGTTCGCAAAAGGTAAAAAACGTGGTTGCCGAGATTAAAAAGACTCAGCCTGAAATGGCCGAAGTACACCGCTTGGCACACCGACCTTGGGGAACCTATGAAGTCTTGATCAATTCCGAAGGCTATAAGGTAAAACGCATTGCCGTAAAACCTGGCTCTAAACTGTCATTACAAAAACATTTTCACCGTAATGAACACTGGGTTGTTGTCTCCGGTACCGCCACCGTCACGGTAGATAAGGAACGCTTCCTGGTGCGTCCGAATGAATCAACCTATATCAAAATGGGCCAGGTTCACCGCTTGGAGAATGAAGGTCAAATTGATCTGGTAATGATTGAAGTCCAAGTCGGTGAATACACCGGTGAAGATGACATAGTGCGTATCGACGATGATTATGGTCGCTAA
- a CDS encoding sugar phosphate nucleotidyltransferase — MVFVTTSDHLVKDLQAYQQAVKQAKTLAEENYLVTFGIKPTYPETGFGYIEADKNPGNDVLSFKEKPDAETAQNYIEQGNYFWNSGMFCFKAGGISW; from the coding sequence ATTGTATTTGTCACCACCTCGGATCATCTAGTCAAAGACCTGCAAGCCTACCAGCAGGCGGTAAAACAAGCCAAAACGCTAGCCGAAGAGAATTACCTGGTTACTTTTGGTATTAAACCAACCTATCCTGAAACGGGGTTTGGTTATATTGAGGCTGATAAAAACCCAGGCAATGATGTTTTATCTTTCAAGGAAAAACCTGATGCCGAGACAGCCCAAAACTATATTGAGCAAGGCAACTACTTCTGGAACTCCGGCATGTTCTGTTTCAAAGCCGGGGGTATTTCTTGGTGA
- a CDS encoding sugar phosphate nucleotidyltransferase → MINIVLCGGSGTRLWPLSRTMLPKQFVRLFEGQSLFQQTLQRNAPLCDSAMIVSNREQYFLAVDQLSQIEMQDNKFLLEPVGRNTAPAITLACLSLDKETILYLSPPRII, encoded by the coding sequence ATGATTAATATCGTTCTTTGCGGTGGTTCAGGCACACGTCTATGGCCTTTGAGTCGCACCATGCTTCCAAAACAGTTCGTTAGACTTTTTGAGGGCCAATCGCTCTTTCAGCAAACGCTACAACGCAATGCACCGCTGTGCGATTCGGCTATGATTGTTTCCAACCGCGAACAATACTTTTTAGCGGTTGACCAACTTAGCCAAATTGAAATGCAAGACAACAAATTCCTGCTTGAACCTGTAGGCCGTAATACCGCACCGGCGATTACACTCGCCTGTTTAAGCCTTGATAAAGAGACGATATTGTATTTGTCACCACCTCGGATCATCTAG
- the parA gene encoding ParA family partition ATPase: protein MTARIFSIANQKGGTGKTTLSMNFAAGLARRGRVLVVDADPQGSAGQWSSLSSDDKPFPVSVIAVGGSLGREVERFAKDYDFIVIDCPPTLETGIMQAAMQVSEAILIPVLPSPVDLWASIRIADAIEHARIRNRKLKPYLVINQLEPRSALSNAMKEALDEFDIPALQSGVRRRAIYRNAAVEGLSVYCMGKRGEDAATEIDQIIEEVL from the coding sequence ATGACGGCTAGAATTTTTTCAATCGCAAACCAAAAAGGTGGTACTGGTAAAACCACATTAAGTATGAACTTTGCAGCAGGCTTAGCGCGAAGAGGTAGAGTCTTAGTTGTGGATGCCGATCCACAAGGTTCAGCCGGTCAGTGGAGCAGTTTGTCGAGTGATGATAAGCCGTTTCCTGTGTCAGTGATTGCCGTAGGTGGTTCTTTAGGCCGTGAAGTCGAACGTTTTGCCAAAGATTATGACTTTATTGTCATTGACTGTCCGCCCACTTTGGAAACCGGCATTATGCAAGCTGCGATGCAGGTTTCAGAAGCGATTTTAATTCCGGTTCTACCATCGCCGGTGGATTTATGGGCGAGTATTCGCATTGCAGATGCAATCGAACATGCCAGAATCCGTAATCGTAAATTAAAGCCGTATTTGGTGATCAACCAATTAGAACCACGAAGCGCCTTGTCTAATGCGATGAAAGAAGCATTGGATGAGTTTGATATTCCAGCCTTGCAGTCAGGTGTGCGCCGACGTGCAATATACCGTAATGCCGCTGTGGAAGGTTTAAGTGTATACTGTATGGGCAAACGCGGTGAAGATGCGGCAACAGAGATTGATCAAATTATTGAGGAGGTACTATGA
- a CDS encoding nicotinate-nucleotide--dimethylbenzimidazole phosphoribosyltransferase, with protein MINRLFCASKPLDEEAAHKVLEQQLSLLSSEGALGRIEEITVKLAAQQGKTNPSLEQAWLSIFASDHGFFDDKCQDDELLPTMQRINRICHQSAAISPLINTLGLKSEWIDVGVDAELTDCPDWLDEKIAPATQSLFGQAAMDRSQLLSAMQVGIDAVERAHQAGADIFIGGEVASGNEISALAIASVLSGKTALELISSSGEFVSRAEKRTASEIDDAVALHRKELQSPLYILQYLGGFEIAALAAAYIRCAQLGMTMLIDGFVATVALWLADMISRNDQLVDCDSVETLYRLGKYSVPETMFCLCGTCPRLVEWSFFAQQSAHPAHAEVLDILAAEPLLSWQIKQGEALGALMVLPLLKQACAINNGSNFK; from the coding sequence ATGATTAATAGACTGTTTTGTGCAAGTAAACCGCTGGATGAAGAAGCCGCACATAAGGTACTGGAACAACAACTGTCATTGCTGTCCTCAGAGGGGGCTTTGGGTCGTATTGAAGAGATTACCGTGAAACTGGCGGCACAGCAGGGCAAAACGAATCCTTCGCTGGAACAGGCTTGGTTGAGTATTTTTGCCAGTGATCACGGTTTTTTCGATGATAAGTGTCAAGACGATGAGCTTTTGCCAACAATGCAAAGAATCAACAGAATCTGCCATCAGAGTGCGGCAATAAGTCCGCTTATTAACACTTTGGGGTTAAAGTCTGAGTGGATTGATGTGGGAGTCGATGCTGAGCTGACGGATTGTCCCGATTGGTTAGACGAAAAAATCGCCCCTGCGACTCAAAGCCTATTTGGGCAAGCAGCCATGGATCGATCTCAGCTTTTGTCTGCAATGCAGGTTGGCATTGATGCGGTGGAAAGAGCGCATCAAGCGGGGGCGGATATTTTTATTGGTGGTGAAGTCGCTTCCGGTAATGAAATCAGTGCCTTAGCCATCGCATCGGTGCTTAGTGGTAAAACCGCCCTGGAGTTAATCTCAAGTAGTGGCGAATTTGTTTCTCGTGCTGAAAAACGCACCGCCAGTGAAATTGATGATGCGGTTGCTCTGCATCGAAAGGAATTACAATCTCCGCTTTATATTCTGCAGTATCTGGGTGGGTTCGAAATCGCCGCCTTAGCGGCTGCTTATATACGTTGTGCCCAATTGGGGATGACCATGCTGATTGATGGATTTGTCGCCACGGTTGCCTTATGGTTAGCAGATATGATCAGCCGTAATGATCAGCTGGTGGATTGTGACAGCGTGGAAACGCTCTATCGTCTTGGTAAATACTCGGTTCCGGAAACGATGTTTTGTTTGTGTGGTACCTGTCCTCGGCTGGTTGAATGGAGCTTTTTTGCGCAGCAGTCCGCTCATCCCGCACACGCTGAAGTCCTTGATATATTGGCGGCAGAGCCATTGTTAAGTTGGCAGATCAAGCAGGGAGAAGCCTTAGGCGCACTAATGGTTTTGCCGCTGTTGAAACAGGCATGTGCGATTAATAACGGTTCGAATTTTAAGTAA
- a CDS encoding putative bifunctional diguanylate cyclase/phosphodiesterase → MNTLNAEQQAQLSRRMNRERLARKSAERLLERKSLELFNINQSLQQTNNEIKKLSVAIEQSPNAVIITDTDAIIEYTNPSFSQLTGWQADEIRGKKTSILSSHLTPDSTYKNLWETITSGQVWHGEIYNNKKNGEQYLEHVTISPIFDENHEIRHYLSISEDITLKKEYEKQIHQLAHHDSLTGLLNRYSLYDRLKHEIDNAEHQNAQLAVMFLDLDRFKPINDTYGHKGGDQLLVEIGQLLTEVTAEHCTILARLGGDEFVAVIPFLEDPIIAAKLAQDILTALEEPIQIDKKHKAQTSASIGIAIYPNDGLSAAELLKNADTAMYHVKDLGRGDYEFFTEDMNKAVEERLILARELKLAVAENKLELYYQPKITQESNRLCGVEALLRWNHPELGFISPEKFIPIAEDNDLIIELGLWVIKSAFAQLISWQEKGLPSIKIAINISTKQLQTQGFVGSVERALHEFQVPPQLIEFEITESAAMDDPLKSIENLKALRNIGIDIAIDDFGTGYSSLAYLKSLPIQVLKIDKSFVMAMDKDENSAAIAKAIISLGHDLGYKIVAEGVETQQHIDALSSYHCDLLQGYFFSRPLPSIEMEKYMLSADICRH, encoded by the coding sequence ATGAATACACTCAATGCTGAACAACAAGCTCAATTAAGTCGCCGCATGAACCGTGAACGTTTAGCGCGCAAATCGGCTGAACGCTTGCTGGAACGTAAAAGTCTTGAGTTGTTTAACATCAATCAGTCGCTGCAACAGACCAATAATGAAATTAAAAAACTCTCGGTTGCTATAGAACAAAGCCCGAATGCGGTGATTATTACCGACACCGATGCCATTATTGAATACACCAATCCAAGCTTTAGCCAGTTAACCGGCTGGCAGGCAGACGAGATCAGAGGAAAAAAAACCAGTATTTTATCTTCTCACCTGACTCCCGATTCAACCTATAAAAACCTCTGGGAGACCATTACCAGCGGACAGGTCTGGCATGGTGAAATCTATAACAATAAAAAAAATGGCGAGCAGTACCTTGAACATGTGACCATTTCACCTATTTTTGATGAGAACCACGAAATTCGTCACTATCTGTCGATCAGTGAAGATATCACCCTGAAAAAAGAGTATGAAAAACAGATTCATCAGCTGGCACACCATGATTCTTTAACCGGCTTGCTGAATCGCTATAGCCTATATGACCGTCTAAAACATGAGATTGATAATGCTGAACATCAAAATGCGCAGTTGGCGGTGATGTTCCTTGACTTGGATCGCTTCAAACCGATAAACGATACATACGGACATAAAGGTGGTGATCAACTGCTGGTTGAAATTGGTCAACTGCTAACCGAAGTGACTGCTGAACATTGCACTATTCTTGCCAGACTTGGTGGTGATGAGTTTGTTGCCGTGATTCCATTTTTGGAAGACCCCATTATTGCGGCAAAACTTGCGCAAGACATTCTTACGGCACTGGAAGAACCGATTCAAATTGATAAAAAACATAAAGCACAAACCTCAGCCAGCATCGGCATAGCCATCTACCCGAATGATGGCCTTTCCGCCGCCGAACTATTGAAAAATGCCGATACCGCGATGTACCACGTTAAAGACTTGGGCCGAGGTGACTACGAATTCTTTACCGAAGATATGAATAAAGCGGTGGAAGAAAGACTTATTTTAGCTCGGGAACTGAAACTGGCTGTCGCCGAGAATAAGTTGGAGCTCTATTATCAACCTAAAATCACTCAGGAATCCAATCGGTTGTGTGGTGTCGAAGCCCTGCTGCGTTGGAACCATCCTGAACTGGGCTTTATTTCACCGGAAAAATTTATCCCCATTGCAGAAGATAACGATTTAATTATCGAGCTCGGTCTATGGGTAATCAAGAGCGCTTTTGCCCAGCTGATAAGCTGGCAAGAGAAAGGACTGCCGAGCATCAAAATTGCCATTAATATTTCAACCAAACAACTGCAAACCCAAGGCTTTGTTGGTTCTGTCGAGCGGGCTTTACATGAGTTTCAGGTGCCGCCGCAGCTGATTGAGTTTGAAATCACTGAATCGGCCGCAATGGATGACCCACTTAAGTCCATTGAAAACCTCAAGGCATTACGCAATATCGGCATTGATATTGCCATTGACGACTTTGGTACCGGTTACTCCTCCTTGGCCTATTTAAAAAGTTTGCCGATTCAGGTGTTAAAAATCGATAAATCGTTTGTCATGGCCATGGATAAAGATGAGAACTCTGCGGCGATTGCCAAAGCGATTATCTCTTTAGGGCATGATTTGGGCTATAAAATTGTTGCCGAAGGCGTAGAAACACAACAACACATTGACGCCCTCTCCAGTTACCATTGCGATCTACTGCAGGGTTATTTCTTCAGCCGCCCGTTACCGTCCATTGAAATGGAAAAATATATGCTCTCGGCAGACATCTGTCGTCATTAG
- a CDS encoding HD domain-containing phosphohydrolase, translating into MTVEPKKAKVLIIDDKEVNLKLVQKLLMVHQYEDILTTSNPLDVDQIITEHSVDLFLLDINMPVRDGFAVLEIIKKHYGERLMPPVIMVTAQIDSAMINKALDLGASDYITKPFNQKELISRCQIHLENWLLKRSLIDYANELEQRVQERTKEIEKAHLEVVYRLGRAAEYRDNETGNHVKRVSMFAELLARKAGLSEEQCRLIKLAAPMHDLGKIGVSDNILLKPGKLDNDEYSLMKQHVEMGADILANSEAPILQYAYEIALTHHEQYNGKGYPKGLSGDQIPISGRIVAIVDVFDALTSERPYKRAWSIEETIDLLVEEKGKHFDPYLVDCFVELLPEIREISEQLKDDIG; encoded by the coding sequence ATGACTGTAGAACCGAAAAAAGCAAAAGTTTTGATTATTGATGATAAGGAGGTCAACTTAAAGCTGGTGCAAAAGCTTTTAATGGTGCATCAATATGAAGATATTTTGACAACCAGCAATCCTCTGGATGTCGACCAGATAATCACAGAGCATAGTGTCGACTTGTTTTTACTGGATATCAATATGCCCGTACGGGATGGGTTCGCTGTATTGGAAATTATCAAAAAACACTATGGCGAACGTTTGATGCCGCCGGTCATTATGGTGACCGCACAAATTGACAGCGCTATGATCAATAAGGCATTGGATCTTGGCGCAAGTGATTACATTACCAAGCCGTTCAACCAAAAAGAGTTGATCAGTCGTTGCCAGATTCATTTGGAAAATTGGTTGTTAAAACGCTCATTAATCGACTATGCCAATGAACTTGAGCAACGCGTGCAAGAACGCACCAAAGAGATCGAAAAAGCCCACCTGGAAGTGGTTTATCGACTAGGACGCGCTGCCGAATATAGAGATAACGAGACCGGAAACCATGTCAAACGAGTCAGTATGTTTGCCGAATTGCTGGCGCGAAAAGCCGGGTTGAGCGAAGAGCAATGCCGTTTGATTAAACTGGCGGCTCCAATGCATGATTTAGGCAAGATCGGTGTCTCGGATAATATCTTATTAAAGCCGGGAAAGTTGGATAATGACGAATATAGCTTGATGAAACAGCACGTCGAAATGGGGGCCGATATCCTAGCCAATTCGGAAGCACCTATTTTGCAATACGCTTATGAAATCGCCTTGACTCATCATGAACAATATAACGGTAAGGGGTATCCGAAAGGGCTTAGCGGAGATCAGATTCCGATTTCCGGTCGTATTGTTGCCATTGTTGATGTATTTGATGCCTTAACCTCGGAACGCCCTTACAAAAGAGCCTGGTCAATAGAGGAAACAATAGATTTATTGGTGGAAGAAAAGGGTAAGCATTTTGACCCTTATTTGGTTGACTGCTTTGTAGAATTATTGCCGGAGATTCGAGAAATCTCCGAGCAGCTAAAAGATGATATTGGATAA
- a CDS encoding ATP-binding protein, producing the protein MKFRHQFIFSFILIQAVFILLIVLFNMHNLKSSSQKLVAQQIVSSMDLLSEIVKTPMLVGDLATLDDATQNFASFENIIQVSIFDLSGNLLSSAKDNDNSSLSGAKSAKDHSPYFEYQRGIKIPENEKLIQVTYPISIDSETIGSVQFLFDNSQLSEELFNAEAISYGLVLFSIMVGILVAISMGGRITRALHRLIQFAQFIARGEDTPIPKKIIQGNDELASLAQAMNDMQEQIKLRTNSLITAEQKALRANQAKSEFLSSMSHELRTPLNAVIGFSQLLALDELADDQKEYVDEINKAAIHLLDLINEILDFEKIESGKVDLNIQELDVDTLLDECFSLIQPLAKKKNIELRFAQNTDQSIIETDRVRLKQSLVNLLSNAVKYNEDSGFVELACNTEDDIIIFKVLDGGRGIDKKAQKHLFEPFNRLGQETGSIEGTGIGLSITKTLVELMQGRIRFEENSPKGSCFIIEMPIKQPQNNL; encoded by the coding sequence ATGAAATTTCGCCACCAGTTCATATTCTCTTTTATTCTAATCCAAGCGGTATTCATCTTGCTGATTGTCCTGTTTAATATGCACAATCTGAAGAGCTCATCGCAAAAACTGGTTGCTCAACAGATTGTAAGCTCGATGGACCTGTTATCGGAAATCGTCAAGACACCGATGCTGGTAGGTGATCTGGCCACATTGGACGATGCCACACAAAACTTTGCCTCTTTTGAGAACATTATTCAAGTCAGTATTTTCGATCTTTCCGGTAACTTACTCTCCAGTGCCAAAGATAATGACAACAGCTCATTGTCTGGTGCTAAATCCGCAAAAGACCATTCCCCCTATTTTGAATACCAACGCGGCATTAAGATTCCCGAAAACGAAAAATTAATTCAGGTCACCTATCCCATCAGCATTGATAGCGAAACTATCGGTAGCGTGCAATTTTTGTTCGATAACAGCCAGCTCAGCGAAGAACTCTTTAACGCTGAAGCGATTAGCTACGGTCTTGTGCTGTTCTCGATTATGGTAGGGATACTGGTGGCTATTAGCATGGGAGGCAGAATTACCCGCGCCCTGCATCGTCTGATTCAATTTGCGCAATTTATTGCTCGCGGTGAAGACACCCCGATTCCTAAAAAAATTATTCAAGGCAATGATGAACTGGCTTCGCTGGCACAAGCCATGAACGATATGCAGGAACAAATCAAACTGCGCACCAATTCATTAATTACCGCGGAACAAAAAGCGCTACGTGCCAATCAAGCCAAATCGGAATTTCTTTCCAGCATGAGCCATGAATTACGCACGCCGCTCAATGCGGTAATCGGTTTTTCGCAATTGCTGGCATTGGATGAACTCGCTGATGACCAAAAAGAGTATGTCGATGAAATCAATAAAGCGGCGATTCACTTGCTTGACTTAATCAATGAAATACTCGATTTTGAAAAAATTGAATCCGGAAAAGTTGATTTAAATATCCAAGAGTTGGACGTCGATACTTTATTAGATGAGTGTTTTTCCTTGATTCAACCTTTAGCAAAAAAGAAAAACATTGAATTGAGGTTTGCGCAAAACACAGATCAATCCATTATCGAAACCGATCGAGTACGTTTGAAGCAATCACTGGTTAACCTACTTAGTAATGCCGTCAAATACAATGAGGACAGTGGTTTTGTTGAACTCGCATGCAACACAGAAGACGACATCATCATCTTCAAAGTATTAGACGGTGGCAGAGGCATAGATAAAAAAGCTCAAAAACATCTATTTGAACCTTTTAATAGACTTGGACAGGAAACGGGAAGCATTGAGGGAACCGGAATCGGTCTATCGATTACCAAAACCCTGGTAGAGTTGATGCAAGGCAGAATCCGCTTTGAAGAAAACTCACCTAAAGGCAGCTGCTTTATTATTGAAATGCCAATAAAACAGCCGCAAAACAATCTCTAG
- a CDS encoding phosphate/phosphite/phosphonate ABC transporter substrate-binding protein produces the protein MIRMLFPAGMVSVLMLVSSHSYAQNIVIGVVPQQSPLVLFKKWQPLAKFLSEQTGYKVQFKTEKSIPEFENVLYQGGYDIAYMNPYHYVVANKRQGYQAALRRKGDIRGILVSRLDDDISSINKGAEFLFPSPNAFAATLVMKYELKHKFNVDVEALGHYKYVNSHDSVYKGVARKIGDLGGGVERTFNNFKSSSDKPFLKVLYTTKGYPSHPIAYKADMPEEVKEKLTEAFLSLPQGILDNLSMQEIQLTDDKEYDAIREIAKSLMTE, from the coding sequence ATGATTCGCATGCTCTTCCCGGCGGGGATGGTCTCAGTGCTGATGCTCGTTTCCTCGCACAGTTATGCACAAAATATCGTAATCGGTGTTGTGCCCCAGCAAAGCCCTTTGGTGCTTTTCAAAAAATGGCAGCCATTGGCCAAATTCCTGTCCGAACAAACCGGTTACAAAGTTCAGTTCAAAACAGAAAAATCAATTCCTGAATTTGAAAACGTACTCTATCAAGGCGGTTATGATATCGCCTATATGAACCCCTACCATTACGTTGTCGCCAACAAACGCCAGGGTTATCAAGCCGCTTTAAGACGAAAAGGCGACATACGCGGTATTTTGGTGAGTCGATTGGATGATGATATCTCGTCTATCAATAAAGGCGCCGAGTTCTTGTTTCCTTCTCCCAATGCGTTTGCCGCGACACTGGTAATGAAGTATGAACTGAAACATAAATTCAATGTCGATGTAGAGGCTTTGGGTCATTATAAATATGTCAATTCACACGATTCGGTCTACAAAGGGGTTGCCAGAAAAATTGGTGATCTGGGCGGCGGTGTGGAAAGAACTTTCAATAACTTCAAATCCAGCTCCGACAAACCTTTTTTAAAGGTGCTTTATACCACCAAAGGTTATCCAAGCCACCCGATTGCCTATAAAGCGGATATGCCTGAAGAGGTAAAAGAAAAACTGACTGAGGCGTTTCTAAGCCTACCGCAAGGTATTCTCGACAATTTAAGCATGCAGGAGATACAGCTCACTGATGACAAAGAATATGATGCGATCAGAGAGATTGCAAAATCCTTAATGACAGAATAG
- a CDS encoding efflux RND transporter periplasmic adaptor subunit, which translates to MHFFTLLSAGSVKRLIALLYLFVALLLVTIGLQTGAQANTQSDSSASSSSANYKYVCPMHPQIVRDHEGTCPICGMDLVKQLIEDSTESASVALSAGQSNGMSQQFAIRTARVQQQTIWKYIPTFGRVVADETKGVHVHPRASGWISDLSVRNDGDYINKGALLYKIYSPEIVAAQDDFLQVTQSRLGAQAKSLLQSARLRLQLLGLDEQTIQAIAKKRQPMHQVPIYAPQSGYVGELKVQNGMYVSPATELMSLTNLDSVWIEAEVLPLQQAWIKNNLTAAVSTDVYPGKTWESFISHIYPDANPITKAVKVRIPLMNKDSNGNPPLKLDTLVDVAIYGGPRHNVLAIPLQAVIDDGNTQRVVVQNPAGKFDVKPVVLGMQSQGIVEVISGLSVGDKIVISGQFMIDSESQIQTNLRRLMSTDMSADQETDNTGTKGFESVETQSSELMDMSDHSNHSPTVQE; encoded by the coding sequence ATGCATTTTTTTACACTTTTATCTGCTGGCAGTGTTAAGCGCTTGATTGCACTGCTATACCTGTTTGTAGCCTTATTGTTGGTAACGATTGGCCTGCAAACTGGGGCACAGGCGAATACGCAATCCGATTCATCAGCGAGTAGTTCGAGTGCGAACTATAAATATGTCTGTCCTATGCACCCGCAAATTGTCCGTGACCATGAGGGAACTTGTCCGATTTGCGGTATGGATCTGGTCAAGCAGTTGATAGAAGACTCTACCGAAAGTGCATCGGTCGCTCTATCAGCAGGGCAGTCGAATGGGATGAGCCAACAATTCGCTATCCGCACCGCAAGAGTTCAACAGCAAACCATTTGGAAATACATTCCTACTTTTGGCAGAGTGGTCGCAGATGAAACCAAAGGGGTTCATGTTCACCCTCGCGCCTCGGGCTGGATTAGTGATCTATCGGTCCGTAATGATGGTGACTATATCAATAAGGGTGCTTTGTTATACAAGATTTATTCACCGGAAATCGTCGCGGCGCAAGATGATTTTTTACAAGTCACTCAAAGCCGATTAGGCGCTCAAGCTAAATCGCTGTTGCAGTCGGCACGCCTACGTCTGCAATTATTGGGGTTGGATGAACAAACCATTCAAGCTATCGCCAAAAAACGCCAACCAATGCATCAGGTGCCTATTTATGCGCCACAATCAGGTTATGTCGGCGAGCTAAAAGTGCAAAATGGTATGTATGTCAGTCCTGCCACCGAGTTAATGAGCCTAACCAATTTGGATAGTGTCTGGATCGAGGCCGAAGTCTTGCCGTTACAACAGGCTTGGATCAAGAATAATTTAACCGCTGCAGTGAGCACAGATGTTTATCCGGGAAAGACTTGGGAAAGTTTTATCAGTCATATTTATCCGGATGCCAACCCTATTACCAAGGCCGTTAAGGTGCGTATCCCTCTGATGAATAAAGACAGCAACGGTAATCCACCTCTTAAATTGGACACTTTGGTGGACGTCGCCATTTATGGTGGTCCGCGACATAATGTGTTGGCAATACCGTTGCAAGCGGTGATTGATGACGGAAATACCCAGCGAGTTGTGGTGCAAAACCCCGCAGGCAAGTTTGATGTCAAACCTGTGGTGTTAGGTATGCAGAGTCAGGGTATTGTCGAGGTAATTTCAGGTCTGTCAGTTGGCGATAAAATCGTTATTTCCGGGCAATTTATGATTGATTCGGAGAGTCAGATTCAAACCAATCTGCGCCGTTTGATGTCAACGGACATGAGCGCCGACCAGGAAACGGATAATACTGGAACAAAAGGGTTTGAGTCGGTAGAAACGCAATCTTCCGAACTAATGGATATGTCTGATCACAGCAATCACAGCCCTACGGTGCAGGAGTAG